A genome region from Rhodanobacter thiooxydans includes the following:
- the dmpE gene encoding 2-oxopent-4-enoate hydratase, translating into MAMKPQDIRKHGDELYEALAARRAVAPLTDRVPDIDIDDAYRIQLRMIERRIEQGETVVGKKIGVTSKAVQNMLKVYQPDFGQLLSGMVYSEGEPIPVDTLIAPKAEAEVAFILKADLNGPGISAADVLRATDFVLPCFEIVDSRIQDWKIKIQDTVADNASCGVFVLGGTPRSLRGLDLAVAGMVVEKNGDVVSTAAGAAVQGSPVNAVAWLANTLGTLGIPLKAGEVILSGSQSPLMPVVAGDSFHCSVGGLGSCSVRFA; encoded by the coding sequence ATGGCCATGAAACCGCAGGACATCCGCAAGCACGGCGACGAGTTGTACGAGGCGCTGGCCGCGCGCCGCGCGGTGGCGCCGCTGACCGACCGCGTGCCGGACATCGACATCGACGACGCCTACCGCATCCAGCTGCGCATGATCGAGCGCCGCATCGAGCAGGGCGAGACGGTCGTCGGCAAGAAGATCGGCGTCACCTCCAAAGCGGTGCAGAACATGCTCAAGGTCTACCAGCCGGACTTCGGCCAGCTGCTGTCGGGCATGGTCTACAGCGAAGGCGAGCCGATCCCGGTGGACACGCTGATCGCGCCCAAGGCCGAGGCGGAGGTGGCGTTCATCCTCAAGGCCGACCTCAATGGTCCGGGCATCAGCGCCGCCGACGTGCTGCGCGCCACCGACTTCGTACTGCCGTGTTTCGAGATCGTCGATTCACGCATCCAGGACTGGAAAATCAAGATCCAGGACACCGTCGCCGACAACGCCTCCTGCGGCGTATTCGTGCTCGGTGGCACGCCGCGCTCGCTGCGCGGGCTGGATCTCGCCGTCGCCGGCATGGTGGTCGAGAAGAACGGCGATGTCGTGTCGACCGCCGCCGGTGCCGCGGTGCAGGGCTCGCCGGTCAACGCGGTGGCCTGGCTGGCCAACACGCTCGGTACGCTCGGCATCCCGCTCAAGGCGGGCGAGGTGATCCTGTCCGGTTCGCAGTCGCCGCTGATGCCAGTCGTGGCCGGCGATTCCTTCCACTGCAGCGTCGGCGGCCTCGGCAGCTGCTCGGTGCGCTTCGCCTGA
- the dmpH gene encoding 2-oxo-3-hexenedioate decarboxylase: protein MTLDQQTIQQLAVHLEDAELHAHAVAKITDAHPALDWDDAYAIQTAIRSRKEARGARVAGHKAGLTSRAKMKQMGVATPCFGLLFDYMSVANGDEIKVSELIHPKVEAEIAFVLKQPLRGPGCHAGAVLAATDFVVAAVEIIDSRYENFRFDLASVIADNTSASRFVVGSVARDVEGLDLRTLGLVMEKNGEVVAMAAGAAVLGHPAVAVAALANHLATRGEELPAGTFIMSGGATEAIAVAAGDAIHVRFQDLGSVSMRFV, encoded by the coding sequence ATGACCCTCGACCAACAAACCATCCAGCAACTGGCGGTGCATCTCGAAGATGCCGAACTGCATGCGCACGCCGTCGCCAAGATCACCGACGCGCACCCGGCGCTGGACTGGGACGACGCCTACGCCATCCAGACGGCGATCCGCAGCCGCAAGGAAGCACGCGGCGCGCGCGTCGCCGGTCACAAGGCCGGCCTGACCTCGCGCGCCAAGATGAAGCAGATGGGCGTCGCCACGCCATGCTTCGGCCTGCTGTTCGACTACATGAGCGTCGCCAACGGCGACGAGATCAAGGTGTCGGAGCTGATCCATCCGAAGGTCGAGGCCGAGATCGCCTTCGTGCTGAAGCAGCCGCTGCGCGGCCCCGGCTGCCATGCCGGCGCGGTGCTTGCGGCGACGGATTTCGTGGTGGCGGCGGTGGAGATCATCGACTCGCGCTACGAGAACTTCCGCTTCGACCTCGCCAGCGTGATCGCCGACAACACCTCCGCCAGCCGCTTCGTCGTCGGCAGCGTCGCGCGTGACGTCGAGGGACTCGACCTGCGCACGCTGGGCCTGGTCATGGAGAAGAACGGCGAAGTCGTGGCGATGGCGGCGGGCGCGGCCGTGCTGGGCCATCCGGCGGTGGCGGTGGCCGCGCTGGCCAACCACCTGGCCACCCGCGGCGAAGAGCTGCCGGCCGGCACTTTCATCATGAGCGGCGGCGCCACGGAGGCGATTGCGGTAGCCGCCGGGGATGCCATCCACGTGCGCTTCCAGGACCTGGGCAGCGTGTCGATGCGTTTCGTTTGA
- a CDS encoding acetaldehyde dehydrogenase (acetylating), whose translation MNKIKCAIIGPGNIGTDLLYKLRRSEVLEPVWMVGVDPASEGLARARDLGLKTTAEGVDGMLPYVAADGVQIAFDATSAYAHKANSDKLTALGVMMIDLTPAAIGPYCVPSINLKKHTEQREMNLNMVTCGGQATVPMVAAVSRVQKVAYGEIVATVSSRSAGPGTRLNIDEFTVTTASAVEQVGGAKKGKAIIILNPAKPPLIMRDTVYCLTEEAPDERAITESVQQMVSEVQKYVPGYRVVQGPVFEGNRVSIYLEVEGLGDFLPKYSGNLDIMTAAATRTAEMFAERILDGSLSLQVA comes from the coding sequence ATGAACAAGATCAAGTGCGCCATCATCGGCCCCGGCAACATCGGCACCGACCTGCTCTACAAACTGCGCCGTTCCGAAGTGCTGGAGCCGGTCTGGATGGTCGGCGTCGACCCAGCGTCCGAGGGCCTGGCCCGCGCGCGCGACCTCGGACTGAAGACCACCGCCGAGGGCGTCGACGGCATGCTGCCATACGTTGCGGCCGACGGCGTACAGATCGCCTTCGACGCCACCAGCGCCTACGCGCACAAGGCGAACTCGGACAAGCTCACCGCGCTCGGCGTGATGATGATCGACCTCACGCCGGCGGCGATCGGCCCCTACTGCGTGCCGTCGATCAACCTGAAAAAGCACACCGAACAGCGCGAGATGAACCTCAACATGGTCACCTGCGGTGGCCAGGCGACCGTGCCGATGGTGGCGGCCGTGTCGCGGGTGCAGAAGGTGGCCTATGGCGAGATCGTGGCCACCGTGTCCTCGCGCTCGGCCGGCCCCGGCACGCGGCTCAATATCGACGAGTTCACCGTCACCACGGCCAGCGCCGTCGAGCAGGTGGGCGGCGCGAAAAAGGGCAAGGCCATCATCATCCTCAACCCCGCGAAGCCGCCGCTGATCATGCGCGACACGGTGTATTGCCTGACCGAGGAAGCGCCCGACGAACGCGCCATCACCGAGTCGGTCCAGCAGATGGTGAGCGAGGTGCAGAAGTACGTGCCCGGCTACCGCGTCGTGCAGGGCCCGGTGTTCGAAGGCAACCGCGTCTCGATCTACCTGGAGGTCGAGGGGCTGGGCGATTTCCTGCCGAAGTACTCCGGCAACCTGGACATCATGACCGCCGCGGCGACGCGTACGGCGGAGATGTTCGCCGAACGCATTCTCGATGGCTCGCTGAGCCTGCAAGTGGCCTGA
- the dmpG gene encoding 4-hydroxy-2-oxovalerate aldolase, translated as MNSNKTRITLHDVTLRDGMHPMRHQMTLEQMTTVATGLDQAGIPLIQVTHGEGLGGGSVNYGFGKHSDEEYLSTVIPLMKRATVSALLLPGIGTVTHLKMAHDLGVRSIYIATHCTEADVAEEHITEARKLGMDTVGFLMMSHMNSAEGLIGQAKLMEGYGANCIYVTDSAGHMLPAQVQEKIGALRHALRPETELGFHGHNNLSMGVANSVAAVEAGANRIDASCAGLGAGAGNTQTEVFVTVCDLMGIETGVDLFAIQDVAEDLVVPMKKTPQRIGRDALALGYAGVYGSFLGFAWRAEEKYGVPAREILLEMGRRGMVGGQEDMIEDTAFRMARERGVRKTGTAA; from the coding sequence ATGAACTCGAACAAGACCCGCATCACCCTGCACGACGTCACGCTGCGCGACGGCATGCATCCCATGCGCCACCAGATGACGCTGGAGCAGATGACTACCGTGGCCACCGGGCTGGACCAGGCCGGCATCCCGCTGATCCAGGTCACCCATGGCGAGGGCCTTGGCGGCGGCTCGGTCAACTACGGCTTCGGCAAGCACTCCGACGAGGAGTACCTGTCCACGGTCATCCCGCTGATGAAGCGCGCCACGGTGTCCGCGTTGCTGCTGCCGGGCATCGGTACGGTGACGCACCTGAAGATGGCGCACGATCTGGGCGTGCGCAGCATCTACATCGCCACGCACTGCACCGAGGCGGACGTGGCCGAGGAGCACATCACCGAAGCGCGCAAGCTGGGCATGGACACCGTCGGCTTCCTGATGATGAGCCACATGAACTCGGCCGAGGGCTTGATCGGGCAGGCCAAGCTGATGGAAGGCTACGGCGCTAACTGCATCTACGTGACCGATTCGGCCGGCCACATGCTGCCGGCGCAGGTGCAGGAAAAGATCGGCGCGCTGCGCCATGCGCTGCGCCCGGAAACCGAGCTGGGCTTCCATGGCCACAACAACCTCTCGATGGGGGTGGCCAACAGCGTGGCCGCGGTGGAAGCCGGTGCCAACCGCATCGACGCGTCCTGCGCTGGGCTGGGTGCGGGCGCGGGCAACACGCAGACGGAGGTCTTTGTGACCGTGTGCGACCTGATGGGCATCGAGACCGGGGTCGATCTGTTCGCGATCCAGGACGTTGCCGAGGACCTGGTCGTGCCGATGAAGAAAACGCCGCAGCGCATCGGCCGCGATGCGCTGGCTCTGGGCTACGCCGGTGTCTATGGCTCGTTCCTCGGTTTTGCCTGGCGCGCCGAGGAGAAGTACGGCGTGCCGGCGCGGGAAATCCTGCTGGAAATGGGCCGGCGCGGCATGGTCGGCGGGCAGGAGGACATGATCGAGGACACCGCCTTCCGCATGGCGCGCGAGCGCGGCGTGCGCAAGACCGGCACCGCGGCATAG
- a CDS encoding WD40/YVTN/BNR-like repeat-containing protein → MQLIEMKHLCVAALTALLAVTLAACTKADHGDPAVAAERAKSIHRTDQFDAVAATKGRLLAGTLGGVLLASQDEGKSWTRTELPQPASIIGISACPDGTPVALDFHRRVWVEQGGQWVARPIDTKMDPVAMTCDGTNRLWVVGSRTGIASSKDRGKTWASTALDKDAILSSVHFSDPQHGIAVGEFGSVAVTSDAGAHWALSAPLPPDFYPYAMYFRDRDHGWVSGVAGALFGTSDGGATWIAVDNPAKAPIYALNGASDAAWGVGADGRVIRWLAGAWTDVDTGDAGTGSGELTALTLLPSGGVFVAGGDNLHRLSPNHQAD, encoded by the coding sequence ATGCAACTCATCGAGATGAAACATCTGTGCGTGGCGGCACTGACGGCTCTGCTCGCCGTCACGCTGGCCGCGTGCACCAAGGCCGACCACGGCGATCCCGCGGTGGCCGCCGAGCGCGCCAAATCGATCCATCGCACCGACCAGTTCGATGCGGTGGCGGCGACCAAGGGCCGGCTGCTGGCCGGCACGCTCGGCGGCGTGCTGCTCGCCAGCCAGGACGAGGGCAAGAGCTGGACGCGCACCGAACTGCCGCAGCCGGCGTCGATCATCGGCATCAGCGCCTGTCCCGACGGCACACCGGTGGCGCTGGATTTCCACCGCCGGGTGTGGGTGGAGCAGGGCGGGCAATGGGTGGCACGTCCGATCGACACCAAGATGGATCCCGTCGCCATGACTTGCGATGGCACGAATCGGCTATGGGTCGTGGGCAGTCGCACCGGCATCGCTTCGAGCAAGGATCGGGGCAAGACCTGGGCGTCCACGGCGCTGGACAAGGACGCCATCCTGAGCAGCGTGCACTTCTCCGATCCGCAGCATGGCATCGCCGTCGGTGAGTTCGGCAGCGTGGCGGTGACGTCGGACGCCGGGGCGCACTGGGCACTGTCGGCACCGCTGCCGCCGGACTTCTATCCCTACGCGATGTATTTCCGCGATCGCGACCACGGCTGGGTCAGTGGCGTGGCGGGCGCGTTGTTCGGCACGTCCGACGGCGGCGCGACCTGGATCGCCGTCGACAACCCGGCGAAGGCGCCGATCTACGCCTTGAACGGGGCAAGCGACGCGGCCTGGGGTGTCGGCGCAGACGGCCGGGTGATCCGCTGGCTCGCCGGCGCCTGGACCGACGTCGACACCGGCGATGCGGGTACGGGTTCGGGCGAGCTGACCGCACTGACACTGCTCCCGTCCGGCGGGGTATTCGTCGCCGGCGGCGACAACCTGCATCGGCTCAGTCCGAACCACCAGGCCGATTGA
- a CDS encoding efflux RND transporter permease subunit: protein MKKIRDAITGILIRGEQWLFANPKIVLGLILLVTAVFASFLPKLRMYTDFNDLLPQSSSYIQTYNRIKQNFGGANQMVMVVHARDGSIFNPQALTLIYKATQGVDSLPHVDHNQVSSLTHRTVRSTHLANDGSIVSTPYYDPQNPATSTAAMQALKADVVENPQVYGLLVSPDFSSALIRARLTEGEIDYRSFIDALVKLRADLATPGYDIHTTGNPVLIGYVYTYLDQIIAILFGTLALLATLLILYFRRFYGVLLPLVGISLSTIWGLGFMALCGFNLEPLAMPIPFLIAARATSHGVQLVARYYEEFELVHDGRKAARNALDALFRPGSLAIIVDALGIGVLVLATVPFDHKLGLSAGFWAMSVIFTVHFMVPLALTVLPAPRKTQNKNHAIRAALGAFMARTGGNQRGAVTILGVMVLLFVVGGYYAAHVQIGDSEPGSPLLKRNHDYNLSTKAINTAFPGSEELHVLVRTDKPNGLKQPQAMHAIESLQADMMLDPDTGGTKALPLVVRQVNRLTHYNDPRWAQIPHGAREAGGLMFAYMASSPVPGALKEFVNPAGDEADVVFYYKDHRAVTIDRAMAQARRSIAAIAPGVEGLSMELAGGIIGVTAAANQAIDRDNVVIIPLVMLIAFLLVTAYYRSLHAGVLMVVPMLFSTVLTYAYMGWKDIGIDVNAVPVIAVGVGVGIDYAVYFMDRIREEMSRVHDLRRAVIEAFSTTGYAVSFTAVTLVAGVALWIFMSDLRFQSDAALLLSFMLVLNALAAMFIVPAWCLVLRPHFVTHASASDWEIHQHADQETCVTREAPGEARLAESRTA, encoded by the coding sequence ATGAAAAAAATCCGTGACGCCATTACTGGAATCCTGATCCGCGGCGAGCAATGGCTGTTTGCCAATCCGAAAATCGTACTCGGCCTGATCCTGCTGGTGACGGCGGTGTTCGCCAGCTTCCTGCCGAAGCTGCGGATGTACACCGACTTCAACGACCTGCTGCCGCAAAGCAGCTCGTACATCCAGACCTACAACCGCATCAAGCAGAACTTCGGCGGCGCCAACCAGATGGTGATGGTGGTGCACGCCAGGGATGGCTCCATCTTCAATCCGCAGGCGCTGACGCTGATCTACAAGGCCACCCAGGGCGTGGACAGCCTGCCTCACGTCGACCACAACCAGGTTTCCAGCCTGACCCACCGCACGGTGCGCTCGACCCACCTGGCCAACGACGGCAGCATCGTCTCCACGCCGTATTACGACCCGCAGAACCCGGCCACCAGCACGGCGGCGATGCAGGCGCTCAAGGCGGACGTGGTGGAGAACCCGCAGGTCTACGGCCTGCTGGTCTCGCCCGATTTCAGCTCGGCGCTGATCCGTGCGCGATTGACCGAAGGGGAGATCGACTACCGCAGCTTCATCGACGCGCTGGTCAAGTTGCGCGCCGACCTGGCGACGCCGGGCTACGACATCCACACCACCGGCAACCCGGTGCTGATCGGCTACGTCTACACCTACCTTGACCAGATCATCGCGATCCTGTTCGGTACGCTGGCGCTGCTGGCGACGCTGCTGATCCTGTACTTCCGGCGCTTCTACGGCGTGCTGCTGCCGCTGGTCGGCATCAGCCTGTCGACGATCTGGGGCCTGGGTTTCATGGCGCTGTGCGGCTTCAACCTGGAGCCGCTGGCGATGCCGATCCCGTTCCTGATAGCGGCCCGGGCGACCTCGCACGGCGTGCAGCTGGTCGCGCGCTACTACGAGGAGTTCGAGCTGGTGCACGACGGCCGCAAGGCGGCGCGCAACGCGCTCGATGCGCTGTTCCGCCCCGGCTCACTGGCGATCATCGTCGATGCGCTGGGCATCGGCGTGCTGGTGCTGGCGACGGTGCCGTTCGACCACAAGCTGGGCCTGTCGGCCGGGTTCTGGGCGATGTCGGTGATCTTCACCGTGCACTTCATGGTGCCGCTGGCGCTGACGGTGCTGCCCGCACCGCGCAAGACGCAGAACAAGAACCATGCGATTCGCGCTGCGCTCGGCGCCTTCATGGCGCGCACCGGCGGCAACCAGCGCGGCGCCGTGACGATCCTCGGCGTGATGGTGCTGCTGTTCGTGGTGGGTGGCTACTACGCCGCACATGTGCAGATCGGCGACTCCGAACCCGGCTCGCCGCTGCTCAAACGCAACCACGACTACAACCTATCGACCAAGGCGATCAACACCGCGTTCCCCGGCTCGGAGGAACTGCACGTGCTGGTGCGCACGGACAAGCCGAACGGGCTCAAGCAGCCGCAGGCGATGCACGCGATCGAGTCGCTGCAGGCCGACATGATGCTCGACCCGGACACCGGCGGCACCAAGGCGTTGCCGCTGGTAGTGCGCCAGGTCAACCGGCTGACCCACTACAACGATCCGCGCTGGGCGCAGATCCCGCACGGCGCGCGCGAAGCAGGCGGCCTGATGTTCGCGTACATGGCATCGAGTCCGGTGCCCGGTGCGCTGAAGGAGTTCGTCAACCCGGCCGGCGACGAGGCCGACGTGGTGTTCTATTACAAGGACCATCGCGCGGTGACCATCGACCGCGCGATGGCGCAGGCGCGCCGCAGCATCGCCGCCATCGCGCCGGGTGTGGAAGGGCTGTCGATGGAACTGGCCGGCGGCATCATCGGCGTCACCGCGGCGGCCAACCAGGCGATCGACCGCGACAACGTGGTGATCATCCCGCTGGTCATGCTGATCGCCTTCCTGCTGGTCACCGCGTACTACCGCTCGCTGCACGCAGGCGTACTGATGGTGGTGCCGATGCTGTTCTCCACCGTGCTGACCTATGCCTACATGGGCTGGAAGGACATCGGCATCGACGTCAATGCGGTACCGGTGATTGCCGTCGGCGTCGGCGTGGGCATCGACTACGCGGTCTATTTCATGGACCGCATCCGCGAGGAAATGAGCCGCGTCCATGACCTGCGACGGGCGGTGATCGAGGCGTTCAGCACCACCGGCTACGCGGTGAGCTTCACCGCGGTGACGCTGGTGGCCGGCGTGGCCCTGTGGATATTCATGTCGGACCTGCGCTTCCAGTCCGATGCCGCGTTGTTGCTGTCGTTCATGCTCGTCCTCAATGCGCTGGCGGCGATGTTCATCGTGCCCGCCTGGTGCCTGGTGTTGCGCCCACACTTCGTCACGCACGCCAGCGCCAGCGATTGGGAGATCCACCAGCACGCCGACCAGGAAACGTGCGTCACGCGGGAGGCGCCCGGGGAGGCGCGGCTCGCGGAATCAAGAACCGCGTGA
- a CDS encoding DUF1302 family protein, with protein sequence MILAIAGVSSLSLPCLVRAQSSSTGWIVHGYYENETQVRGQDYTGNTVGLSKERNTFQLALDKKLSDHWKFHATLRGTYDGVYRLNDKEYGDKAGGPIVLQNTASPVFAGIPGNPFPNLSQAFVPHGGGINQAEATALGLPPSNAFGINSTNPNAPNYNPNQGMQVLGQRWHSTTRGGVEFGVPVWPCNVDSRGCANFGGYGNLSRHDLELPEFNNRFDFLREIYASGNIPLSPTQSVFVKVGRQQVIWGRTDLFRVLDVINPVDYSRNNIYDELEDARIPMFIATVEYRMGASKWFQESNLQLVWNMEKFRPNNLGQCGTPNAILDAGCFFRGMKNLWDNGGTVSNFAPVPPGTPGMYAATDFGPHQIGIRDVKMPAWTLKNSPIGLKFEGVSAGGTLGFSLNALTYRSQLPSLHSINGAATNAFTGQPGNTGSPIPGIPVRSLIAFDMVFPRINLIGGSLDYQWEWAKSAVRFEGAYTTGEEFSNTLRPNLYSRNPVFRSVLGIDRLTFIPGISGRQATLISAQLFFQHIFDYQRGQSPLGPTGIPDWKNDLTFTLLIKPTYMNGRLSPQLLFAHDWKANAGTISPSVNWLVNNHLSLTAGALLHYNDLSRYNFDDCRSCNPWAPFTTFTGANPPQAFTDGSYGLGGFEPLGRFRAGPLGTAGKENQLFVKLRASF encoded by the coding sequence ATGATCCTTGCGATCGCCGGCGTGTCCTCGTTGTCGTTGCCGTGCCTTGTTCGTGCGCAGTCGTCTTCGACGGGCTGGATCGTGCACGGGTATTACGAGAACGAAACCCAGGTCCGCGGCCAGGACTACACCGGCAATACGGTGGGGTTGTCGAAAGAACGCAACACGTTCCAGCTCGCCCTGGACAAGAAATTGTCCGATCACTGGAAATTCCACGCCACCTTGCGCGGCACCTATGACGGTGTCTACCGCCTCAACGACAAGGAATACGGCGACAAGGCCGGCGGGCCGATCGTATTGCAGAATACAGCGTCGCCCGTCTTCGCCGGCATCCCCGGCAACCCGTTCCCGAACCTCTCGCAGGCATTCGTTCCGCATGGCGGCGGCATCAACCAGGCCGAGGCGACCGCGCTGGGGCTGCCACCCTCGAACGCCTTCGGGATCAATTCCACCAATCCCAATGCGCCCAACTACAACCCCAACCAGGGCATGCAGGTGCTGGGCCAGCGTTGGCACTCGACCACGCGCGGCGGCGTCGAGTTCGGCGTGCCGGTATGGCCCTGCAACGTGGATTCACGCGGCTGCGCCAACTTCGGCGGTTACGGCAACCTGAGCAGGCACGACCTGGAGCTGCCGGAGTTCAACAATCGCTTCGACTTCCTGCGCGAGATCTATGCCAGCGGCAACATCCCGCTCTCGCCGACGCAGTCGGTGTTCGTCAAGGTCGGTCGTCAGCAGGTGATCTGGGGGCGGACGGACCTGTTCCGCGTGCTCGACGTGATCAATCCGGTGGACTATTCGCGCAACAACATCTACGACGAGCTCGAGGATGCGCGCATTCCCATGTTTATCGCCACGGTCGAATACCGCATGGGCGCGTCGAAGTGGTTCCAGGAGTCCAACCTGCAATTGGTCTGGAACATGGAAAAATTCCGCCCCAACAACCTCGGCCAGTGCGGCACGCCCAACGCGATCCTCGATGCCGGTTGCTTCTTCCGCGGCATGAAGAACCTGTGGGACAACGGCGGCACCGTCTCCAACTTTGCCCCGGTGCCTCCCGGCACGCCGGGTATGTACGCGGCCACCGACTTCGGCCCGCACCAGATCGGCATCCGCGACGTGAAGATGCCCGCGTGGACGCTGAAGAACTCGCCGATCGGCCTGAAGTTCGAAGGCGTCTCGGCGGGCGGCACGCTGGGCTTTTCGCTGAACGCGCTGACCTACCGCTCGCAGCTGCCCAGCCTGCACTCGATCAACGGCGCAGCGACCAACGCCTTCACCGGCCAGCCCGGCAACACCGGGTCGCCCATCCCGGGCATACCGGTGCGGAGCCTGATTGCGTTCGACATGGTGTTCCCGCGGATCAATCTGATCGGCGGCTCGCTGGACTACCAGTGGGAGTGGGCCAAGTCGGCCGTGCGCTTCGAGGGCGCGTACACCACCGGCGAGGAGTTCTCCAACACGCTGCGGCCCAACCTGTACTCCCGCAACCCAGTGTTCCGTTCGGTGCTCGGCATCGACCGGCTGACCTTCATCCCCGGCATCAGCGGGCGCCAGGCCACGCTGATTTCCGCCCAGCTGTTCTTCCAGCACATCTTCGACTACCAGCGCGGCCAGAGTCCGCTCGGGCCGACCGGCATCCCCGACTGGAAGAACGACCTCACCTTCACCCTGCTGATCAAGCCAACTTACATGAATGGCCGCCTCAGTCCGCAGTTGCTGTTCGCGCATGACTGGAAGGCGAACGCCGGGACCATTTCCCCGTCGGTGAACTGGCTAGTCAACAACCACCTGAGCCTCACGGCGGGCGCGCTGCTGCACTACAACGACCTGAGCCGCTACAACTTCGACGATTGCCGCTCGTGCAATCCCTGGGCGCCGTTCACCACGTTCACCGGCGCAAACCCTCCGCAGGCATTCACCGACGGCTCCTACGGTCTGGGCGGCTTCGAACCGCTGGGGCGGTTCCGCGCCGGCCCGCTGGGCACGGCGGGCAAGGAAAACCAGCTCTTCGTGAAGCTGCGCGCCAGTTTCTGA
- a CDS encoding DUF1329 domain-containing protein yields MNTKPLASMLAALLALSSVAAIAAEQGSAYVENNSPTGDPVVDASFNPYAKGMPTFPGYTPGVVIDKDNVETYKGMLDPAMYTYVKNGWYKVQTRPTFSELLTKSFRDATKASYKNVKLDPKTLQLEGYVSGRPFPQEPSLDDPQAGLKLAWNFLHGVNWGDNGTINPFYWQYRNMKTGQVERVIDFQFNFLNYKHRFEDAPIPEVTPNPSELYRGIYVKVLSPDDVRNTQLLIQRYDDDRKQDDAYLYLGFQRRVRRLPTGQTTDSFLGSDLMIQDFEGYNDRVAEMKWTYKGAKNILMPLYYHNELKLSDEFPQPDGYKFVAFGGQGGCFPEITWQLRKTYELEAVPVNNGSPVSKRLFYVDAQTGALSRTLIYDRKGNLWKSFIIGKTDPDFHLPINKHSGIPIDDAFSMVDLEAMHCTTGHFKGQISYKLNPPSLFQVQNMRDSGGGD; encoded by the coding sequence ATGAACACCAAACCACTCGCATCCATGCTCGCCGCATTGCTGGCGCTGTCGTCGGTGGCGGCCATCGCCGCCGAGCAGGGTAGTGCTTACGTCGAGAACAACAGCCCGACCGGCGATCCGGTCGTGGATGCCTCGTTCAACCCCTACGCCAAGGGCATGCCGACCTTCCCGGGCTACACCCCGGGCGTGGTCATCGACAAGGACAACGTCGAAACCTACAAGGGCATGCTGGACCCGGCGATGTACACCTACGTCAAGAACGGCTGGTACAAGGTGCAAACCCGGCCGACCTTCTCGGAACTGCTGACCAAGAGCTTCCGTGACGCGACCAAGGCGAGCTACAAGAACGTCAAACTGGATCCCAAGACGCTGCAGCTCGAAGGCTACGTTTCCGGCCGGCCGTTTCCGCAAGAGCCTTCGCTGGACGACCCGCAGGCAGGCTTGAAGCTGGCCTGGAACTTCCTGCATGGGGTGAACTGGGGCGACAACGGCACGATCAACCCGTTCTACTGGCAATACCGGAACATGAAGACGGGGCAGGTGGAGCGCGTCATCGACTTTCAGTTCAACTTCCTCAACTACAAGCACCGGTTCGAGGATGCGCCGATTCCGGAAGTCACGCCCAACCCCTCCGAGCTGTACCGCGGCATCTACGTCAAGGTGCTGAGTCCGGACGACGTGCGCAATACGCAATTGCTGATCCAGCGCTACGATGACGACCGCAAGCAGGACGATGCCTATCTTTACCTGGGCTTCCAGCGGCGCGTGCGGCGGCTGCCTACCGGGCAGACCACCGACTCGTTCCTCGGTTCGGACCTGATGATCCAGGACTTCGAGGGCTACAACGACCGCGTGGCGGAGATGAAGTGGACCTACAAGGGCGCCAAGAACATCCTGATGCCGTTGTACTACCACAACGAGCTGAAGCTGTCGGACGAATTCCCGCAGCCGGACGGCTACAAGTTCGTCGCGTTCGGTGGCCAGGGCGGTTGCTTCCCGGAGATCACCTGGCAGCTGCGCAAGACCTACGAACTGGAAGCCGTGCCGGTCAACAACGGGTCGCCGGTCAGCAAACGCTTGTTCTATGTGGATGCGCAGACCGGTGCGCTATCGCGTACGCTGATCTACGACCGCAAGGGCAATCTGTGGAAGAGCTTCATCATCGGCAAGACCGACCCGGACTTCCACCTGCCGATCAACAAGCACTCGGGCATCCCGATCGACGACGCGTTCTCGATGGTCGACCTGGAGGCGATGCACTGCACCACTGGTCACTTCAAGGGCCAGATCTCGTACAAGCTGAATCCGCCCAGCCTGTTCCAGGTGCAGAACATGCGTGATTCGGGAGGCGGTGACTGA